The nucleotide sequence GGAATGTTTTTCTCTCAgcaattcttcttcttctttcttttaaatattttgtatccGGACGTCATTAAAATACACAACCAAGTTGAGCAACACATTGTTtagtattttccaaaaagaaaagaacttttCAGGTAAGAGTGACTATAACTTTGTTTAGAACATTCTATTTagaatgttttcatttttatgtgACAGCTATGCCAACACAATATAACAGGAAGGCGAATTTGTCCAGACATCCGTGGACCAAACATAACCTATTGCAAAAGTGAAAAACAAAAGATTGAGTCTCGGGGAAGATGAGATCAAGAAAGAACCGAGTGCAGGAAAAGTCATTTCTGCGGATGGGGCACCAAAAATAATTGGTGCCCAACAATTAGCACCAGTAATGACTCAGAAGGTCGTTCCGGAGgaggttaaaattaaaatggaaGAGATTGAGAACAAAATGtcagaaaaacttttgcaagagATTGCTCCAATTCCTGAAATTAACATTGCAGTAAAGAAATCGAATCGACCCCGTGGAAAAGCCCTTGTACTCACCTCTAccgaaaatagagaaaatttgcgcatGAAAGATGAAAAACAGAAAGAAACTGAGCGCAAATCCCAAGAACGCAAAAAAAGTATTACACAGATTCCCAAGACCTCTAAAAAAATCAGtttcaaattcattgaaaaaactgagaaatacaataaaatagtctttttgtttaaaaatgtgtctttttcttataaattaatacaataaaactgcatattttgataaaattttcggtgttccatctctccctCACTTTTTTTGAATGCcccaaaatgcaactttttttaaaatcaattttttgaggtgatttttttcttcaagagTTTTCTAATGGTGATAACATGAATCTAGAGTCTTTAAATGACAAAATAGTGAGATTCGTTTTTATCTCCCGTTAAAAATGTATCCGCactattgaatataaaaaaggtgttccatctctcctcgaattacTATATGTCTAATTGAAGTTAGACAAAACTCAGactttaatatgaaaaatatgacaCATCAAACTCAAAATATTGGTACTTAGGGCAAAAtgaggtaattcggaatcatgcctattttggaattttgagattttttttttattatttcagatggtcaaagagaaaaggaaaaccacgaagaagtacaagactctACATTCGAGAGTTTTTCTTCGTTGTTTGTTCCATTTTCCACCTAAAAATGTTAGGAAATTtcacagttccaaattagacatgattctaaATTACATCATCTTACCCTATACATGAAATCTGTTCCGATTTTGATATTGTTCTCAtatgaaaaaatcgaaaatttacaGAATTTGGAGACGTTGTTGGCAAGATTATCAATTAAAGacatatttattttcttcagaCAACATTCCAGCAACTTCCTAGCAGCAGTGGAAGTGGTCAATCGGAACATGTCGTTGCGCAGGCTCAATATGTGGAACAGAGAACGACCTACCAAGCATCAGGATCAGCTGCTCCGCAGGATTGGTACGGAGATCAGGGCAGAATCTAAAAGCATTTCGCGCCGTCGCAATACTtcgataaattcaataaaatggaATTACTTTTAGTATTAATCCATTCTACGATGTGCCAACAAAATACTTttgttaatttaataatttttccacaaaatctaATCACGATATTTTCAAAGCACAAACTCGAACTTCTAATTTACTGCCTTTTTAGGATATGGTATGAGTTAAGCCCATACCacatttaattgtaatttttcaattgatgcaattaattttattaatgaattttaaaagaaattgttaattttaattaactcaCTCCTGTGATAGGGCTTAAAAAGTGTTGTGACTGtagaatttattgaataaagatTTCTAATACGAGAAAAACTGATTAAAAAAGAATCTCATGCCAATGTACAGTTGAATTCAATACAGTCAcaataaaattagtattttttttaattaaatattttctcctcACAAGGGTCCACAGGTTTTGGTGAAAAAGAAACGGACTCCGTTGAAAACTTattgaaaaatctattttcatgtcatttttcattttttcctgttttttctaAATAGATaggaaaatactgaaaaatgatGTCAAAAATCTAACATCCCAATTTTATTACGCTTGCACGAATAGTCAGTCGAGCAGCGtttgtttttcataataaatttatagattatattgctattttttttgGATGTTGCAAGAGAAAGAAAATCACCTGTAATTTTTTTGATCCTAAAAATAACGATTAGGTGGAGGGACGCAAATgcaatttaggaaatttttcATGTCTCCTCACCCCgagacaagttttttttttcacaaacattattcccATACTAAAAACATTCCATTTATAATTTATGATCTTAAGAGAAGGAAGAAACGAGGAAAAATCCTGTAACTCACTAATGTTAggagtaatttaaaaaataatctctttAATTCATAGGCAATAGATGATGCAATTTTCCGTCCAAAAGCAGAAGGGAAATTACTGTAACTTGTAGTATTAATAAAAGtggtattaataataaaaagatttatattGTATTTACACCGATAATTCAGCAAAATGTGTAAAGATATCAAATTAATAAACGCTTCGGATAATTAACGAAAGATCACATTGTATCTTGTCTTCTGGTTTTCTACAGTGGCTTTTGCGTGATTGCTGTGCTTACCCACTTCCTGTCCAGCTCATATTTCTGCCCATTCCATGTGAAATGTGTCGGCGGTTGGGATTCGCCTTCCAGAAAGTCAAAATACTTGCTGAACTCAATGGCCAATTTTGATCTAATTAAACCGATAGAACCATATCTCTCAGCTGCCGGATGATATACTCTCCCTGAGGCAGGTGACATGAAGATTTTGTCTGGCTGAAAGGGGACTGTGAGTAGATCTCCAGCATGATTGAATGATAGCTTCATCCCATCGTCCATTGTGTGGGTGTAAACAATTGGGAGATCATCACAGCGGATGAAATTGCGTTCTCTACCGCATGGTGACAAGTACGGAAAAGTGTCTGTGTACCGAGGAAAGTCATTGAATTTCACTCGTGTGAAGAAGAAATGCAGAAACTTCCTGTCTTTGAAACAAGATGTGAAATTCTTCATCCTGGCATCATCCAAATAGAGCTGCAATTTTCAAGTGTGAATTTCAGTGCTAAAgcgcaaaatatttttgtaacttACTCTTCCTTCATGGTCTATGAAGTAGAAATATTCACGGATACCCTTCTCTGGGGATTGCCCTTGTACATAGGACGCATATTTACGGATTATTTGGTGATTGTTTTTCACTCGAAAAATTCTTCCCAGCATCGCAACAGTAAACTTTGAGGTTAGAAacagctgtttttttttggtacatTGCATATGGCAACACTTtgtaattctaattttttttagtacacctGACCTTCAACCactttcacatttttttgttttttattaaaagaaagcgtcttttcttgagaaaaatctagAGACATGTCTGAAATTTGCATGAAAGACGGCGTCCTCACGGGCAACTACCAGAACATCAAGTAAGAATGtctatttattcaaaaactgcaatgaaattcacttaaaaaaacattttctcttAAAGCGACTTGATTGCCGGCAACTCTTTTCAGTTGCGTGTTGAGAATCAGGAGCAATTCTTTGATTCTGATGATGATGGGGAATTCGAGGAGACGGATTTGGACAAGTACGAAGAGGCATGTGAGAAGTGGAGAAAAGCTGACTTTGTGGATAAGTCTTTCGATGAGGTTCGAGCATCAATGACAGAGATTGGGATGGATATCTACAAGAAGGTTATGCTGGAGGGATTTGGTGAGCCAATTCCCATGGAAAATGCCAAAGTTACCCTGGTTTATTCGGtgtttttcgagaaaaaagcCATTCCCGTAGATTCTACCTTGCTCACAGGTAAGAATTTCTCTTTCATCACCGGCAAGAATGCCGGGCTTCTCATCGGAATAGAGCACGCTGTGATGTCCATGAAAGCTCAGGAACAGGCACAATTCATTGTACCATGGCAGCTTCTCTATGGTGAATATGGCGTACCACCGAGAATCCCACCAAAGCAGGATGGACTCATCCTCATTAGAATTATAAGTGTGCAGCCAGGATGTGGCCCAGTGGAAATGTCAGAGggtgaaatgaaaaatttttccaatgtcaAGAAAAAGGTAGAAGAACTCCGACAGAAAGGCCGTCAATCTTCTCAGGCAAGTCGCTATTCCTCAGCCATTCGTGCCTACAATGAAGCCACCAAGATCCTCGAGAAAGTCGAAACTTTCAATGACGAGGAGGACGAAGAGAGGAATAATTTGTTGGTGATGATGCTGATAAATGCCGGAATGATGTACAATAAACTCATGCAGCCAAAGAGTGCTTGTCTCCGGTTCAATGAGGCCCAAAGGTACTATGTAAAAATTCCCCGTGAGCTCAAGGGGAAACTGATGTTCCACAAAGGACGTGCCCTGAGACATCTTGGTGAATTTCAGCGAGCTCGTCAGTGTCTCACTGAGGCACATAGAAATTCTAGTGACAGTGGAATTGCCAGAGAAATACATCTTCTGGATCAGGAAGAAGCCAAATATAATGATGCTATGTCAAAAATGATGCAGAAAGCCCTGAATCTCCAGGAGAAAGTGAAGAAAACCAAAGTATCCAACATCAATGAAGACTTTAGGGTGTCCTTCACTGAGACACTCAGAAAGTTTCTCAGTGATGACAAAGTTACCAAACAAACTATTACTGAAGATATTACCAAGGAGCAAAGGGACATCATTGACAGTATTTTGGCAACGGAGGACAATGTAATGCTCCATGTGCTTCCAACTGAACGCACCACCAGATATTGCTTGGTCAAGAAGATGTAAGCATTTCAGTACACAAGATTTCTTCAGTACAAAAAATCTACAATCTAGATTTATGGATTTCTTTTGCCCTAGGATCTGAGAAAAGGATAATTACTCATGACATTTGAGAGgtattattttgagaaatttaaatacatacagtagactctcactcaatcgggcgacaaattttgttggcaattttcacgtttaattatgaagcaaatttgctcaaattcgctgtacttcctattttatcgttattctttataattgagcgctttttgtggaatttacaaaggctttgacgcccaaatctatcaataaacgggatgacattttgccctaaatgcccaattgacagagagtctactgtatttcaatttttacctttaaaaatctgaatatatataaaaaaatgaaaataaaatagagaatttaatttgccattatttttctattaaaagatttagaaaacaaaaaaaataaactgaatAATTAAACTTTATGTTTTTAATTCCAAGAAATccattataattaattttctctattttttataCCCAAAGAATTCCAATGTATTCAAACTTTaagaatattatataataaatgAGAAGTGccttaattttctaaaatttagagattgaaataaatgaattaataagttttctattattttttgtgtttgtccaattaattttgttttatttagttTAATCAAGTAAGTAACGCAAAACTGGCAAGAAAGAACTTCCTGAactaataaagaatatttctcaattttttttttaaattaattttgtttcattttgcAGTTCAAAaggttcaaaattttgaaacatttttatgatATGATACGGTTATTATAGTGACAGAACAGAATTAAACCAAAAAGAattcgcagagtgctcgaaTAATTCCCTTGCGAGTTTCAAGGGTCGAGAAATCCATGTATAGGACCCTTTACAGGGTGTTTCATTAATAAAAGGGGGggggcaaagcgttccaggatTTGCGagatgctcgaactcgtaatcTCGATTCCATCTCAACTCAAAATTTATTTCGCATCGGGTTCCCatttatcggttcacaactcatttcaaccaatttataaatcacttttaAAAGATCGCCAGAAATAGCTtacgagtaaaaaaaaattgattttcggataatcATTTGGAATcgattcagacttgtcagaaattccaagaccttttcaacgatcCCAGGTATAACACCATTCGGGTGAGAGATGCGCTCTCTAGAGTCATTTAACttttaatcttgaaaaaccgAGGAATGATTCAACCGTCTTTTCGTATGCGAATGTGTCTGCCTAGGTAATTCCATTGTCTTTGGAACTAAAGTTCCAAAGACAATGGTAATTCTTAAAACCCTAGAACGAAGAAATCGCAGCACGCGTTTTCGaggaatcccaaaaaacatgattttttaagGGAACGGGAGCGATGAAAAACAATGAGAGGCATTTTagcgatccttgggtcgacttatgtgAGTATCCCCCGAAGATCCTAAATGTATATCTCTAACAGTTTGAACCGGTTTGAAATCTAGACGTGGTAACggccggacggacaaacagtgtgacatcatttctcaaaaatcgcCTGAAACGTGAAAATGTTGTGAAAAATTGTCCCCGGGAAGTGGATAAGGGAGGGACCATACTGCGAGGGAATACCCATTAGGTATAccgattatactgctctctctgtgaagtttgagcagtaaaattgttttgaaagactttgtaaaacaccgtgaAGTGCtacttaaaatattattcatttgagTTATGTCTTggacaattaaaattatttagatttttttactcgACTACACAGGATGCGATTCGATTAAGGATCGAACCCAGGATCTTAATTTCAGACCGTTTCAGACAATGATTTTATTATACAGACCGATTCTTTATCGATTGCGACCAGATCGGAAATTTCACAACCTTAAAAAAAGCCAAATTTGCGCAAATTAGTTTAAAAGCGAGCCTCCTaaacaaaaattccaaaattcgaTCATAGATCATAGATAATGTTTGAACGGAACGTAATCTGACCTAccttcaaaacatgtttaaaaattattaagaaagtCTGTAATTATTGTTAGTCTGTAGATAATTTATATTGATTTATAGGGGGTCATCGCAAACCAGTAGCCAATATCTCTTATAATTTGAGATCCAACTTGATGACAAATTAAAAGCAAAgcggattttagcttttccgaTTGAGATCGGGAACCAAAGAGAGATTTAAAAAACCAATTAAACAGAAAGACTACCTTTTAAGAGCAGCCTGAATGTAGCTAAACTCAGTCCTGGGAttaagcacattttcgggaccgaaaaaaaacgtgcaaaatggcattatgcatcgagaaaatttacatacccgcaggggctttatTTTGAGTAactcggccgtagaacgaatttcacgcggagtaaaagtagttaaaacaaaaagattcaactattTAATAGAACTGCTTTAACAAATAGTACTTTTtgaccagagttcttcaataaatggtcagaatattaaaaaaaaattaccttgataaaagaaattaaagttttattctgaaaaagaagcacactgttttcaaatttcccgcgttaCAAAATaagtatacattcaggcatatttcaaaaattattttatgaatttgactCCCGATGgcaggcaaatttgcataattgtaccccacagtgcccgctttgtaatccggatgattgggagacaaaatgacagatgtccgcttcgtaatccggatggattttttgaatttgttcaacgtctcgaaaatataatacaaggattttttttgtaaaaatagaaaagaagttttaaagaaacttaaaaagacataattagagaattctatgctattatactttatttattaaacaaaaacatcacaggataattcattttcattgctgaacacacatgcatacataacctcaaaatgattttaaatgtaaccgtcgataactcgtccggattacagcgatccggattagagagcgggcactgtatgtgcataatttcgtcaggtgcataatcccgaagtgcataatacCGGGACTGAGTATAGGCTCATGGAAATCTCACGAGCAAGAGATCTATAATGTAGTATAGTTATTATAAGGGGTGTGGCCTAATTCTTTGGGGGCAGGACAGCACTAGCCTCACCTGCAGCTAAAATACATTTTGCCTTGAAAGTTATAAATTACcctcttcaaatatttaaaatataaaaattatgcaATTCATTGCATAAACTATAAACTATATTGAAAGGGGCgtgtcaaaattatttttgggaGGAGCATATAACCAGAGACTCCATCCATACCTCCATGTAAATACAGGATTTTTAAAAACCACGGTCATAACTGAAGCTatgatttttctaaaatcatatAGCTTACCAAAAAAGTCAAAACGTACTGATTTAAATTGTAAGTAAACATTGCAATAACTGTGACTTCTTTGATTGaccatataatatatatttttttttttaattggcgCGGAAGTATATCGTGTgtatatttttctttcattcttcAAATACACAACACACACGTACACTTTG is from Phlebotomus papatasi isolate M1 chromosome 1, Ppap_2.1, whole genome shotgun sequence and encodes:
- the LOC129809468 gene encoding inactive peptidyl-prolyl cis-trans isomerase shutdown-like → MSEICMKDGVLTGNYQNINDLIAGNSFQLRVENQEQFFDSDDDGEFEETDLDKYEEACEKWRKADFVDKSFDEVRASMTEIGMDIYKKVMLEGFGEPIPMENAKVTLVYSVFFEKKAIPVDSTLLTGKNFSFITGKNAGLLIGIEHAVMSMKAQEQAQFIVPWQLLYGEYGVPPRIPPKQDGLILIRIISVQPGCGPVEMSEGEMKNFSNVKKKVEELRQKGRQSSQASRYSSAIRAYNEATKILEKVETFNDEEDEERNNLLVMMLINAGMMYNKLMQPKSACLRFNEAQRYYVKIPRELKGKLMFHKGRALRHLGEFQRARQCLTEAHRNSSDSGIAREIHLLDQEEAKYNDAMSKMMQKALNLQEKVKKTKVSNINEDFRVSFTETLRKFLSDDKVTKQTITEDITKEQRDIIDSILATEDNVMLHVLPTERTTRYCLVKKM
- the LOC129809474 gene encoding UPF0598 protein CG30010, with protein sequence MQCTKKKQLFLTSKFTVAMLGRIFRVKNNHQIIRKYASYVQGQSPEKGIREYFYFIDHEGRLYLDDARMKNFTSCFKDRKFLHFFFTRVKFNDFPRYTDTFPYLSPCGRERNFIRCDDLPIVYTHTMDDGMKLSFNHAGDLLTVPFQPDKIFMSPASGRVYHPAAERYGSIGLIRSKLAIEFSKYFDFLEGESQPPTHFTWNGQKYELDRKWVSTAITQKPL